A genomic segment from Anopheles maculipalpis chromosome X, idAnoMacuDA_375_x, whole genome shotgun sequence encodes:
- the LOC126560163 gene encoding uncharacterized protein LOC126560163: protein MQHFKTLTLTALLLVALLAAGIRASPQGDDSAKANRNSLLLRRGNVGRPLGRTTPTTTTTTTPSSADYAEDEYADNYDEGKGEDGGDDGGEEGPAGGKQPTTTTTTTEAPKKIRPSIRPFRSNDDLLTALKKRRQESKNSKPAAAPKEKVYDDEDVPAPAAPAKSAKAPAIVPSKRRFGSGAARKDDHSADASSNDGHDGGSDGGSSSNSNGAKSLIGRLGRSRFALKQ from the exons ATGCAGCACTTCAAAAC GCTAACGTTGACGGCGTTGCTGTTGGTGGCGCTGCTGGCCGCCGGCATCCGGGCGTCACCGCAGGGCGACGATTCGGCGAAGGCGAATCGGAACAGTCTGCTGCTCCGGCGTGGTAACGTTGGGCGACCGCTAGGTCGTACGAcaccgaccaccaccaccaccaccacaccatcGTCCGCGGACTACGCCGAG GACGAGTACGCAGATAACTACGACGAGGGTAAGGGCGAGGATGGTGGCGACGACGGTGGGGAGGAGGGTCCCGCAGGTGGCAAGCAgcccaccactaccaccaccacgacgGAGGCACCGAAAAAGATACGCCCGAGCATTCGCCCATTCCGCAGCAACGATGATCTGCTGACAGCGCTGAAGAAGCGGCGCCAGGAGTCGAAGAACAGCAAACCTGCTGCCG CACCGAAGGAGAAGGTGTACGATGACGAGGACGTACCCGCACCAGCCGCCCCAGCGAAAAGCGCGAAAGCTCCCGCAATCG TTCCGAGCAAACGGCGGTTCGGTAGTGGTGCGGCACGCAAGGACGACCACTCGGCGGACGCATCCAGCAACGATGGTCACGACGGTGGTAGTGAcggtggtagcagcagcaacagcaatggAGCCAAGTCCCTAATCGGACGCTTGGGGCGATCGCGGTTCGCACTGAAGCAGTGA